GCAGGGCAAGCACACGATCTTCGGCGAAGTAGCCGACGACGAGTCACGTGCACTGGTTGACCAGCTCAACGCCGTCGCCACCGACATGCGCGACAAGCCGGCCGAAGACGTAGTTATCAACAGCATCACTGTCGAACAGCTCTAACCCGTTCACGGATGCCCCGGTCGGATTTTTCGGCCGGGGCCTTTCGTCCATCTGGCCTCATTTCTCTTTGGGAGTACCGCAATGTCATATGGAGTGCCTGCTGAAACACCGGCCTCACAGGTTCCCGTCTGTCCGCGGCACCCGGACCGGATCAGCTACATCCGCTGCCAGCGCTGCGGCCGCCCGGCCTGCCCGGAGTGCCAGCATGCTGCGCCCGTGGGCATCCAGTGCGAGGACTGCTTCCAGGAGAGCCGCCGGCAGGCCCCCGCGTACCGGACGCCCTACGGCGGAAAGGTCGCCCAGGGCAAGCCCGTCGTCACGATCACGCTGATGGCTGTCTGCGCGGTGTTCTTCATGGTGCAGTTCCTGTATCCGCCCTTCACCTCGCTCCTTTGGTACGCGCCCGTCCTCACCGGCGTTGAACCCTGGCGGATGCTGTCCTCGGCATTCCTGCATTCCCCCGGAGGCGTCCTGCACATCGCCTTCAACCTCTACGCCCTGTGGTTCCTGGGACAGGGGCTCGAGCCGCAACTGGGCCGGCTCCGTTTTGCGCTGCTGTACCTCATCTCGGCGCTGGGAGGATCGGTGGGCGTGCTGGCGCTCAGTCCGCTCTTCCAGGCTGTGGTGGGAGCGTCCGGGGCAATCTTCGGCCTCTTCGGCGCCCTCCTGGTGGTCCTGCTGCAGCGGCGGGCCAGTGTGCGGTCGGTGCTGATCCTGCTGGCCGTCAACTTTGCGCTGGGATTCTTCGTCCCCAACATTGCGTGGCAGGCGCATCTGGGCGGGCTGCTGACCGGCGCCGCGTGCGCCGCCGTCCTGGTTTACGCACCCAAGGGCAAAAACCGGTCGCTGGTGCAGTTTGCCGGCCTCGCCGGGATTGTTGTGGTGCTGTGCGTCATTTCCGCCGTACTGGCCGGGGCCAAGGGCCTGATCTAAGGCTGGCTTAAGCCGGTGCGGCAGTGCGCCGGTTCGGGCGGTTCGGCAGTGGTGCCTGTTAGGGCCTTGGCCGGGCGCTGCCCTGATCGGTGATCCGCGCCCCTGCCCGGCGCACCCGCTTAGGAGCCTTGTTCCGCGCCCTGGCCACCCGCTTCGGTGCCCTGTTCCGCATCTCTGGCCGGTTCCCTGACCAACAGGAGCGTGCCGTTCCAGGGTCCCCGCCCCGCGGAGCTCCGGTGATCCACAGCGGGCCGGGCGTTATCCACAGAGATACCCACAGTGTTAATAACTTGTGGTGATGAGACATGGCCAAACGGGGTTGATCGCCGTCGTCTGTCGGCAAAATCCGCGCCGGTTAAGGGGCCTGGGAGGGATAGGGTACAGCCCGGACCGGATCCCGGCTTCACCGGCGAACCCGGAAGTGGTCGACTCCGGTTCCCTGAGATCACAAGTTATCCACAGGCTGTAGGGCCAATTGTAAACAGGTTATCCAGAGGCAAAACTGAGTTACACACATGTAATTCCACAGCTGTGGATAACTCCTGTGCCTATGATGCCGGTGATTTTTGCCCCAACGGGACGAAAAGTTACGCACACCTGTGGATAACTCTGTGCACAGTGTGTGCACAAAGGTTCTGCACAGGGCCCCGGGTCTTGGTGCCGCTGGGTTGCAGCGGCCTCATTTCCGGTTCCGCGGCGGCAACCCGACCCCGCGGAGGTTTCCCGCACTCGTTCCCACCCGTTGTTACCTGGTGTGGCTGGTGTGATCCCAGGACGGCTCATGTGCCCCAAAGAGTGGGAATCCGTGCTCGGCTTGTGGCCTTCGGGCCGGCCACATGAGGCTGGCGTGTGGCTTTGAGCCGGGATTTGGGACTGCCGGTGATTGTGGCTGGGACCCTAGGGCTGGGCTCGTGCCTCTGCCAGGGAAGTGGCGGTCGGGTTTGTGCTTGTGACTGGTACTGGGCGGCCGGGCTCGTGCTTCTGACTGGTACTGGGTGGCCGGGGCGCGCTTCTGGCAGGGGAGCAGCGGCAGGGCTGTGGTTTTTGGTCCCGGCTCCACCCTCGTGCAGGTTTCCCGCACTGGTTCCCAGCCTTTGTTACCTGGTGTGGCTGGTGTGACCCCACGACGGCTCATGCCCCAAAGAGTGGGAACCTGTGGCGGGGCCGGCTCGGCCTGTGGCCATGAATCTGTGGCTGGCAACGCTGCTGAATGCAAGCACTTAAAGGGACGGCGCCAAACGATGCTCGGCAAAGCTCGAGGGCCTGAGCCCGGTGTAATACCGCGCTCAGGCCCTCGTCGCTGAACTTCTATTTGGCTGGTGAGACTTCCGGTGCCCTACGCAAAGGCGTCGCCCATGCAAAGGTGTCACCCACGCGAAGGCGGACCCCCGGAAAGGGACACCCTGCAAGGTGGCCCGAACCAACGGATGACGCCGGGGATGGTGGCGGGATGTGCCGTCAGCGCCAGCGGGTGGTCATCAGGAAGCCGACAATGGCGATACCGAAGCCCACCAGGATGTTCCCTGCGCCCAGTTCGGGGATGGGGAACCGGCTCTCGGAAATGTAGAACACGATAATCCACAGGAGACCGATGATCATCAGGCCGAACATTACCGGCTTGTACCAAACCGGGTTGGGCTTGGGTGCAGAGCTTGCCTTGGCGGCGGGTGCTGCGGTGGCGGGCTTCTTGCGGGACTTTGACTCGGGCACGGATCCTCCTGGCGGAACCGGCTCTCTGAATGCCGGCGTATACGGTCATGGCGGGGCCGCTGGTGCAGTGCTGCCGCATCGGGCTGCTGCCCGGCTGTATCCTGACTGGGGGCTGCCACCGCACCTGGCTGTTTCCCTTGTACTCATCGTAGCGAATGGCGGAGCTCATCCGTGCCGCCGCACGCCAGTCCGGTCTAGAACGAAAAGGGAACCATGGCGACCTCCAGCAGGGCAACACACGCGCGAAGGAGCTCTGCCGGTTCCCGTTCCCGCGGACGCAGCCGCAGCCAGCAGGTCATCCAGGTGTTCGGAGAACTCCTGATCACTCTCGGACTGCTCCTGGTCCTCTATGTCGTGTGGGAACTCTGGTGGACCAATATCGACGCCAACAACAAGCAGGAACAGGCCGTTGGCAGCTTGTTCTCGGAATTCGATGGACCGGTTGCTCCGGTGCCGGAGGCGGCCGCGGAGGCGGCCGGCCCCGATTACGGCGACCCGGCTGTGTTGCCTGCCATTGAGGAAGAAGGACGCACCTTTGCCGTGGTCTACATTCCACGTTTCGGCGACACCTACTCCCGTCCCGTAACCAGCGGTGTGGGGACAGCGGTGCTGGATTCGCTCGGGCTTGGACACTATCCTTCGACGGCCATGCCCGGAGAAGTGGGAAACTTTGCCCTTGCGGGCCACCGCCAGACGCACGGGCAGGTTCTGGACGCCATCCATACCCTGGTGCCGGGGGACAAAATCTATGTGCAGACCAAGGACGGGTACTACAGCTACGTCTACCGCAACAACCAGATTGTCCTGCCGGACCGCGTGGATGTCATTGCGCCCGTACCAACACAGCCCGCTGCGGTGCCGACCGAGCGCTTTTTGACCCTCACCAGCTGCAACCCCCGCTTCGGGGCGGAGGAACGGATCATTGCCTACGCACTGATGGAGTCCTGGCAACCGCTGTCCGCCGGTCCGCCGGCCGAGATTGCCGCCCAGGTTGCCCACAACGCGGAAGGAGCGCGCTAAAATGTACGCTTGGATCTTTCGGAATCTGCCGGGCCCTCTCTGGGTCCGCATCCTTACCGCGCTCGTGCTGATCGCCGGCGTGGTGCTGCTCCTCATGAACTACGTGTTCCCGTGGTTCTCCGAATACAGCTTCCTTAGCCCCCTCACCGATTCCACGATTGGCGGTTCCTAGACCACATGAGCAGTATTCGAATCCTGGTCGTCGACAACTACGACAGCTTTGTGTACACGCTGGTCGGCTACCTGCAGCAGCTGGGGGCCGAGACCACGGTGGTGCGCAACGACGACGTCACCCTGGCCGAGGCGGTCGAGCTGGCTGCCGCCCGCGACGGAGTGCTGGTCTCCCCGGGGCCCGGAGCCCCGGCCGAGGCGGGTGTGTGCGTTGAGCTGATCCGCTGGTGCGGAGAAAACAACAAGCCGATGCTGGGCATCTGCCTCGGGCATCAGGCACTGGCCGAAGCCTACGGCGGGACTGTGACCCACGCTCCGGAGCTCATGCACGGCAAAACGTCGCTGGTCCGGCACGAAGGCACTGATGTGTTCCAGGGCCTGCCGAGCCCGGTCACCGCCACGCGGTACCACTCGCTGGCAGCAGTTGCCGACACCATCCCGGCGGAACTCGAGGTGACCGCCCGGACCGACAGCGGAATCATCATGGGTCTCCGCCACGCTTCGGCGCCCCTCTCCGGTGTGCAGTTCCACCCCGAATCAGTGCTCACCGAAGGCGGCTACCAGATGCTGGGGAACTGGCTCGAAGGACTGGGCCTGGCTGGAGCGGCAGCACATGCCGCCACCCTCAGCCCGCTCATGTCGACTGCTGCGGACCCCCTGCCGCGCTAGTCGTCCTTCTTCTTCTTCCCCTTCGCCGTCTCCGACGGTTCCGGGGAGGCGCTCGGGTCGGGAGTGGGCTCCTCAGTGGGCTCCGGCGGAGCCTTAGCCACTGTCAGGGCGATAGTGCTGCCCTGTTCCACATCCATGCCGCCGGTGATGCTCTGGGCGGTGACCGTTCCGGGGACAGTCACAGCGTCCTCGACCTCGTTGACTGTGACCGTCAGCCCGTAGAGCGGGTCGGCCAGGATTGCCTGCGCATCCTCCAGCGAACGGCCGAGGAGATCCGGAACCGTGACGTTGCCGGTGGACAGCACCAGATCGACGGTGGTCTCCACCGGAACAGCCTCTCCGAGCCCAGGGGTGGTGGAGAGCACCCGGCCCGCCGGAACCACAGAACTGTTCGCCTCGGCTGTGGTTCCGCCCTGCAAGCCCAGGCTGCGGAGGGCATCACGCGCCTCGGGTTCGGTCATGCCCGCCAAATTGGCGGGAATCGTAACGGTTGACGGTCCCTGCGAAATGAAGAGGGTGACGTTGGCATCCAGCGGTGCATCGGTTCCCCCCTCCGGAGAGGTGCCGATGGCAAGGCCGGACTTAACCGTGTCGCTGTATTCCGGTTCGATGGTTGGCGGCCCAAAGCCGGCATCCAGGATGATGTTCAGGGCATCGGTCTGGGTCTTGGACTGGACATCGGGCATCACCGCAGTCACCGGGGCGGTTTCCTTGGGATTAATCAGGTTGAATGCCAAAACGGAACCGGCGCCCAAAAGCAGCAAAAGTCCAATGCAGACTGTGGTGATCCAGGCGCGCCGGCGGGCCTTCTGCTCCGGATCCCGGTCCCCGGTGTTGCCGATGGACAGCGAAGCCGGAGCATCGTCGTCGTCGTTTCCGTCCGGAGCGGTGGTGAGCGGGCCGCCGGAACGGACCCGGGCCATGGCCCGGGTGCGGGGTTCGTCCTCGATGGGGCTGACGTCGACGGCGGCGCGGGCCGGAGCCGAAACGGTCAGGGCCTCGGTGGCGGAGGTGTCGGGTGCCGGTTCAACGGCTGCTGCTCCGCTGCGCACGCGGAGCAGCGCGTCGCGGAACGCATGGGCGTCCTGATAGCGGTCCGCGCGGTCCTTCGCCAACCCGTGGTCCAGCACAGCGTCAAGCTCCGCCGCAATCTCGGCGTTAAAGCTGCTGGCCTTGGGCGGAGGTTCCCGGACATGCTGGTACGCCACGGAAACGGGACTGTCGCCGATGAACGGCGGCCGGCCCGCCAGCATTTCGAAGAGCAGGCAGGCGGCTGAATACAGATCGCTGCGGGCATCCACGGTTTCGCCGCGGGCCTGTTCGGGCGAAAGATACTGCGCGGTGCCGATGACGGCCTGGGTTTGGGTCATGGTCGCGGCAGAATCGGCCATCGCCCGGGCAATGCCGAAGTCCATGACCTTCACGCCGCCGTCGGCGGTCACCATGACGTTGGCCGGCTTGATGTCGCGGTGCACAATCCCTGAACGGTGACTGTATTCCAGCGCGGCAAGGACACCGAGCATGTACTCAATGGCCTTGTCGGTGGTGATCTCCCCGGCTTTGACCAGATCGCGCAGGGTCCGCCCGCGCACAAACTCCATCACGATGAACGGCAGGCGGACATCATCCGGCGTGGACCCTGGGGATTCCTGATCGCCGGTATCGTACACGGACACAATCGCCGGGTGGTTCAGCCCCGCGACAGCCTGTGCCTCGCGCCGGAACCGGGACTGGAACAGCGGATCGCGGGCCAAATCGGGGCGCAGGACCTTGATGGCCACGGAACGGCCCAGCCGAATGTCCCGGCCGAGGTACACATCGGCCATGCCGCCGCGGCCGATCAGCTCGCCGAGTTCGTAACGGCCGTTCAACACCCGCTCGGTATTCAGGGTGGGCTGTCCTTTGAGGAAATCTGCGCTCATGGTTGCTTATCCGGCCGAAGGGTTGACGCCGGTGGGTGATGCCGGAGGAATGACGCTGTTGGGTGTTGCCGGAGTGTTGACGCTGTTGGGTGCTGCCGGAGGAGTGATGCCGTTGGGGGCGGCCGGAACGGTGGCCGCAGTCGACGGCGTCGACGGGGTCGACGGGGTCGACGGGGTCGACGGGGTCGACGGGGTCGGCTCCGGCACGTTCGTTGGGGCAGGCTCGACCGTAGCCGGGCCCTCGGACGTGAAGTAGGTGACGGTTGATCCTTCCGGAAGGGGTGCACCCTCCGACGGGTTGACGGCCACCACGGTGCCCTCCGGCTGGTTGGAGGCCT
This genomic interval from Arthrobacter sp. zg-Y820 contains the following:
- a CDS encoding rhomboid family intramembrane serine protease, whose product is MGIQCEDCFQESRRQAPAYRTPYGGKVAQGKPVVTITLMAVCAVFFMVQFLYPPFTSLLWYAPVLTGVEPWRMLSSAFLHSPGGVLHIAFNLYALWFLGQGLEPQLGRLRFALLYLISALGGSVGVLALSPLFQAVVGASGAIFGLFGALLVVLLQRRASVRSVLILLAVNFALGFFVPNIAWQAHLGGLLTGAACAAVLVYAPKGKNRSLVQFAGLAGIVVVLCVISAVLAGAKGLI
- a CDS encoding cell division protein CrgA, which codes for MPESKSRKKPATAAPAAKASSAPKPNPVWYKPVMFGLMIIGLLWIIVFYISESRFPIPELGAGNILVGFGIAIVGFLMTTRWR
- a CDS encoding class E sortase, encoding MATSSRATHARRSSAGSRSRGRSRSQQVIQVFGELLITLGLLLVLYVVWELWWTNIDANNKQEQAVGSLFSEFDGPVAPVPEAAAEAAGPDYGDPAVLPAIEEEGRTFAVVYIPRFGDTYSRPVTSGVGTAVLDSLGLGHYPSTAMPGEVGNFALAGHRQTHGQVLDAIHTLVPGDKIYVQTKDGYYSYVYRNNQIVLPDRVDVIAPVPTQPAAVPTERFLTLTSCNPRFGAEERIIAYALMESWQPLSAGPPAEIAAQVAHNAEGAR
- a CDS encoding aminodeoxychorismate/anthranilate synthase component II; this encodes MSSIRILVVDNYDSFVYTLVGYLQQLGAETTVVRNDDVTLAEAVELAAARDGVLVSPGPGAPAEAGVCVELIRWCGENNKPMLGICLGHQALAEAYGGTVTHAPELMHGKTSLVRHEGTDVFQGLPSPVTATRYHSLAAVADTIPAELEVTARTDSGIIMGLRHASAPLSGVQFHPESVLTEGGYQMLGNWLEGLGLAGAAAHAATLSPLMSTAADPLPR
- the pknB gene encoding Stk1 family PASTA domain-containing Ser/Thr kinase, coding for MSADFLKGQPTLNTERVLNGRYELGELIGRGGMADVYLGRDIRLGRSVAIKVLRPDLARDPLFQSRFRREAQAVAGLNHPAIVSVYDTGDQESPGSTPDDVRLPFIVMEFVRGRTLRDLVKAGEITTDKAIEYMLGVLAALEYSHRSGIVHRDIKPANVMVTADGGVKVMDFGIARAMADSAATMTQTQAVIGTAQYLSPEQARGETVDARSDLYSAACLLFEMLAGRPPFIGDSPVSVAYQHVREPPPKASSFNAEIAAELDAVLDHGLAKDRADRYQDAHAFRDALLRVRSGAAAVEPAPDTSATEALTVSAPARAAVDVSPIEDEPRTRAMARVRSGGPLTTAPDGNDDDDAPASLSIGNTGDRDPEQKARRRAWITTVCIGLLLLLGAGSVLAFNLINPKETAPVTAVMPDVQSKTQTDALNIILDAGFGPPTIEPEYSDTVKSGLAIGTSPEGGTDAPLDANVTLFISQGPSTVTIPANLAGMTEPEARDALRSLGLQGGTTAEANSSVVPAGRVLSTTPGLGEAVPVETTVDLVLSTGNVTVPDLLGRSLEDAQAILADPLYGLTVTVNEVEDAVTVPGTVTAQSITGGMDVEQGSTIALTVAKAPPEPTEEPTPDPSASPEPSETAKGKKKKDD